The Streptomyces rimosus genomic interval TCAAGGACAAGCAGGTCGACGTCCTGGTGTGCTACCTGCCCGTCGGCTCCGAGGACGCCGCGAAGTTCTACGCCCAGTGCGCCATCGATGCCAAGGTCGCCTTCGTCAACGCCCTGCCGGTCTTCATCGCGGGCACCAAGGAGTGGGCGGACAAGTTCACCGAGGCCGGTGTGCCGATCGTCGGTGACGACATCAAGTCGCAGGTGGGCGCCACGATCACGCACCGCGTGATGGCCAAGCTCTTCGAGGACCGGGGCGTCGTCCTGGACCGCACGATGCAGCTGAACGTCGGCGGCAACATGGACTTCAAGAACATGCTGGAGCGCGAGCGCCTGGAGTCCAAGAAGATCTCCAAGACCCAGGCCGTCACCTCGCAGATCCGCGACCGCGAGCTGGGCGAGGACAACGTCCACATCGGCCCGTCGGACTTCGTCGCCTGGCTGGACGACCGCAAGTGGGCCTACGTCCGCCTCGAAGGCCGCGCCTTCGGTGACGTCCCGCTGAACCTGGAGTACAAGCTGGAGGTCTGGGACTCCCCGAACTCCGCGGGTGTCATCATCGACGCCCTGCGCGCCGCGAAGATCGCCAAGGACCGCGGCATCGGCGGCCCGGTGCTCTCCGCGTCCTCGTACTTCATGAAGTCGCCGCCGGTCCAGTACTTCGACGACGAGGCGCACGCGAACGTCGAGAAGTTCATCAAGGGTGAGGTCGAGCGCTGAGCACCGCGCCGTCCCGCTAGCCCGCCGGCCCCCGGAAATTCCGTCCGGGGGCCGGTGTGCTGTGTGAGGCTGGTCCTCATGTCCGTTGTGCGTGACCTCCGCGTACTGCTTCAGCTGCGTGACTTCCGCTCCCTGCTGGCCGTACGGCTCCTCTCGCAGGCCGCCGACGGTGTCTACCAGGTCGCGCTCGCCACCTACGTCGTCTTCTCGCCCGAGAGGCAGGCGTCTCCCGCGGCCATCGCCTCCGCCATGGCGGTCCTGCTGCTCCCGTATTCGCTGCTCGGCCCCTTCGCAGGTGTTCTCCTCGACCGGTGGCGCCGTCGGCAGGTCCTGCTGTACGGCAACCTGCTGCGTACCGTGCTCGCCGTCGGCACCGCCGGCCTGATCGCCGCGCGGGCTTCCGACTGGCTCTTCTACGCCTCCGCGCTCTCCGTCATGGCCGTCAACCGCTTCGTGCTGGCCGGGCTCTCGGCATCCTTGCCGCGTGTGGTCGCCGGTACGGAGCAGCTGGTCGTGGCCAACTCCCTGTCCCCGACCGCCGGCACGCTCGCGACGACCGCGGGCGGTGGGCTCGCCTTCGCCGTCCGGCTGGCGGGGGCGCAGTCGAACACGGTCGTCGTGTTTCTGGCCGCCACTCTGTATCTGTGCGCCGCCGGTGTCTCGCTGCGCATGGGCCCGGGACTACTGGGGCCGGACCCTTCCCAGCTCCAACCACGTGTCGGTGCGGCCCTGTTGAG includes:
- a CDS encoding inositol-3-phosphate synthase, producing MGSVRVAIAGVGNCAASLVQGVEYYKDADPDSRVPGLMHVQFGDYHVRDIEFVAAFDVDAKKVGLDLADAIGASENNTIKICDVPNSGVTVQRGHTLDGLGKYYRQTIEESDETPVDIVQVLKDKQVDVLVCYLPVGSEDAAKFYAQCAIDAKVAFVNALPVFIAGTKEWADKFTEAGVPIVGDDIKSQVGATITHRVMAKLFEDRGVVLDRTMQLNVGGNMDFKNMLERERLESKKISKTQAVTSQIRDRELGEDNVHIGPSDFVAWLDDRKWAYVRLEGRAFGDVPLNLEYKLEVWDSPNSAGVIIDALRAAKIAKDRGIGGPVLSASSYFMKSPPVQYFDDEAHANVEKFIKGEVER
- a CDS encoding MFS transporter, yielding MSVVRDLRVLLQLRDFRSLLAVRLLSQAADGVYQVALATYVVFSPERQASPAAIASAMAVLLLPYSLLGPFAGVLLDRWRRRQVLLYGNLLRTVLAVGTAGLIAARASDWLFYASALSVMAVNRFVLAGLSASLPRVVAGTEQLVVANSLSPTAGTLATTAGGGLAFAVRLAGAQSNTVVVFLAATLYLCAAGVSLRMGPGLLGPDPSQLQPRVGAALLSTTRGLVDGLRHLLERRTAAAALTVMTVLRFCYGALTVTVLMLCRYAWADSESGGLALLGIAVGVSGAGFFAAAVITPSAVARYTPLAWMACCAGLSAVLTSALGLSFAYVPLLIAAFVLGLSTQAAKISTDTVVQSSVDDAFRGRVFAVYDMLFNVAYVGAAAVAALMLPPDGRSGVLVIAVALLYAATAVSLIRCVRR